The Amphiura filiformis chromosome 12, Afil_fr2py, whole genome shotgun sequence genome includes a region encoding these proteins:
- the LOC140166621 gene encoding hyalin-like: MQSVDDRKCLILSFCVFILPFVEATISCPQDWSSNGGYCYYLSRQRVTFSDAKRVCETKGSVLASIHSAQEKGHILGLRTGTEQVWIGLHDKVSEGTFLWIDDTSVDYTDWPGGQPNNAGGNEDCAELRTLDGRWNDLPCTTTIGYVCKKDPVPPVISGCPSDMATSTELGTSGIPVTWTEPTATDNSNVLHTTRSHTPLEVFPIGDTIVAYIFTDSAGNTVACSFKVTVIVVDTTQPTISGCPSDIKMTTELGTNGTIVNWIEPSATDLSGRLQKTNTHVPPTFFILGKTNVVYSFVDSSNNTAFCTFVVNVITVDTVPPSVHNCPGNIDEINGRHIRWTEPTVFDISGNITEFQTHSPGILLIDTTQVGYTFTDSSSNIAHCNFTITVVYDLTPPVITCPSDIHLTTETGAPSMPVYWTEPYAFDDNGRVMLVYSSHASGDKFPIGSTTVIYVFAGDSYNTAQCNFSATITQVDTTPPKIYSCPPNMVTYVELGTLNASVSWSRPAAADISGNTSLVAQTHYPGELFATGKTVVNYTFADADDNLAYCVFSVIVNEVDTKPPTIQNCPQDIWSSSTDDLNGSAIKWIEPSAFDVSGNVTLMGRTHFPGDSFYFGSTNVIYFFTDSSNNIAICSFNVHIETTQMRSTWVEDSHGFPPIVINCPFDIVETAELGTSEMSIHWVQPTAINHLGSVTLKNATHRPGDVFYVGSTTQVSYLFGEDSDNVTKCIFSITIREVDTIPPSIDYCPDDIIQTINIGVTSTTVSWKEPTASDVCGNVTLSPKSYIPEYFSPLRDTFVGYIFEDSSGNKAFCQFFVSFEIVDTIQPIVTNCPADIYTSVELGTAYVAVSWNYPLVMDNSGFVTSRSSHESGHRFPIGSTNVTYFFEDDSHNGVDCNFTVNVESVDTTPPQITLCPKDISEDIELGDTETRIRWSDPVVYDISGNVTLVTQNHLPGDNFTVGKTEVTYVYEDGSKNQAACVFHVTLNTVDTKPPQILGCPSDVFASVELGSFVATIISWKEPKANDESGNVTLLIQTHVPGTQFGIGTTTVTYLFADTSKNMATCKFDVDVESVDTIPPTIFNCPTGISKTSEIGTSRVVVLWSVPFATDYSGTITTYSSHNPGDVFPVGSTNVSYQFEDVSLNKAECSFTVLIVEVDTTSPDIIACPDDFSGAIELSNSEEQVFWTEPAAFDNSGNVSLIWQNYFPGDYFSYGRTQVTYIFADGSKNKASCVFYVKLSVVDTTPPLVWNCPSDIHRTIEIGASDINVWWNEPSAFDESGRDSYSNATHKSGQLFAVGVTTVSYIFVDRSNNTAVCDFHVIVDQADTISPDIVACPDDFSGTIELGNSEEQVFWTEPAASDNSGNASLIWQNYFPGDYFSYGKTQVTYIFADGSENTASCVFYVTLSAVDTTPPLVWNCPSDIQRTIEIGTSDINVWWNEPSAFDESGRVSDSNATHKSGQLFTVGMTTVSYIFVDSSNNIAVCDFHVIVDQEDKTKPIITDCPSDIHKTVEIGTTHIAASWNEPLAIENSGKAISSHKSDELFDIGTTLVTYEFTDNSNNSATCQFFVKVTQVDTTPPLITYCPDDIITRPEAGSLGSSVTWDEPEADDLSKNTMLLIQTHLPGTFFAIGTTVVTYIFRDNASNVAKCSFSVTIVASKISNTQKPTVLKCPSSIQQYADVGKQTAVVTWSEPLAIDFPDIIKVSSTHKPNETFAIGSTPVVYTFEDDGNMIFCNFTVIVMHNDAIYNNQRAETWEYKHDNDFGISLAALLLSLLIIFSGLCLILLLVYIRTKNNADTDITNIGLSESSLQKSVTSTL, encoded by the exons ATGCAGAGTGTCGACGATAGAAAGTGCTTAATTCTgtctttttgtgtttttatcctTCCATTTGTTGAAG caaccattagttgtcctCAAGACTGGTCATCAAATGGGGGATACTGTTACTATTTATCACGGCAAAGAGTGACGTTTTCTGATGCAAAGAGAGTATGTGAAACAAAAGGGTCCGTACTAGCAAGCATACATAGCGCACAGGAGAAGGGACACATTCTAG GTTTGCGGACGGGTACAGAACAAGTGTGGATAGGATTACATGACAAAGTAAGCGAAGGAACCTTTCTGTGGATCGACGACACATCG GTTGACTATACAGACTGGCCTGGAGGCCAGCCCAATAATGCTGGCGGAAACGAAGATTGTGCTGAATTAAGGACATTGGATGGTAGATGGAATGATCTTCCTTGTACGACAACCATTGGATATGTTTGCAAGAAGG ATCCGGTTCCTCCAGTAATATCTGGATGCCCAAGTGATATGGCTACTTCCACTGAACTGGGCACATCAGGAATTCCAGTGACTTGGACAGAACCTACTGCAACTGATAATTCTAATGTGCTACACACTACACGATCGCATACACCATTAGAAGTTTTTCCTATCGGAGACACTATTGTGGCCTATATATTTACAGATTCGGCTGGCAACACTGTAGCTTGTTCGTTCAAGGTTACAGTAATAGTAG TTGACACAACTCAACCAACGATTAGTGGATGTCCATCCGATATCAAAATGACAACGGAACTGGGCACAAACGGAACAATTGTAAACTGGATAGAACCAAGTGCCACCGACCTGTCTGGAAGACTTCAAAAAACAAACACTCATGTCCCTCCGACATTTTTCATACTGGGCAAAACAAATGTCGTCTATTCGTTCGTTGATTCATCAAACAACACAGCTTTCTGTACCTTTGTTGTCAATGTGATAACTG TTGATACCGTACCACCTTCTGTACATAATTGTCCTGGAAATATAGATGAGATTAATGGCCGTCATATCAGATGGACAGAACCAACCGTCTTTGATATTTCTGGCAATATCACTGAATTTCAGACGCATTCACCTGGTATACTTCTGATCGACACCACACAAGTTGGTTATACTTTTACGGACTCATCTAGTAATATTGCTCACTGCAATTTCACCATCACCGTAGTTT aCGATTTAACACCTCCTGTGATCACATGCCCGTCGGATATACATTTAACTACAGAAACAGGTGCACCATCTATGCCTGTGTATTGGACAGAGCCGTATGCATTTGATGACAATGGTCGTGTGATGCTGGTATATTCTTCTCATGCTTCTGGTGATaagttcccgattggctctaccACTGTCATTTACGTATTTGCGGGTGATTCATACAATACTGCACAATGTAATTTTTCTGCAACAATTACACAAG TTGATACCACTCCACCAAAAATTTATTCCTGTCCACCAAACATGGTTACGTATGTGGAACTTGGCACACTCAATGCATCTGTTTCCTGGAGTAGACCAGCAGCAGCCGATATTTCGGGAAACACTTCACTGGTGGCACAGACTCACTACCCTGGGGAACTGTTTGCGACAGGCAAGACAGTCGTAAACTACACGTTTGCAGATGCCGATGACAATTTAGCATACTGTGTATTTTCCGTGATCGTAAATGAAG TTGATACTAAACCACCGACAATACAGAACTGTCCCCAAGATATTTGGTCTTCAAGTACTGATGACTTAAATGGCTCTGCAATAAAATGGATTGAACCATCAGCATTCGATGTATCAGGCAACGTCACGCTAATGGGGAGAACCCACTTCCCCGGAGATTCGTTTTACTTTGGATCTACAAATGTCATATACTTCTTCACTGATTCGTCAAACAACATCGCGATATGCAGCTTCAATGTCCACATTGAAACAA CACAAATGCGAAGTACCTGGGTAGAAGATTCGCACGGATTTCCTCCTATTGTTATTAACTGCCCCTTTGATATCGTTGAGACTGCCGAGTTGGGAACCTCTGAAATGTCAATACATTGGGTACAACCAACAGCCATAAACCATTTGGGCTCGGTTACATTGAAAAATGCTACACACAGACCAGGAGATGTGTTTTACGTAGGATCTACTACTCAAGTATCATATTTGTTTGGAGAAGATTCTGATAACGTTACTAAATGCATTTTCTCCATAACCATAAGGGAAG TGGATACAATACCGCCATCTATAGACTACTGCCCAGATGACATAATACAAACCATTAACATTGGCGTTACATCAACGACTGTTTCATGGAAGGAGCCTACAGCATCAGATGTTTGTGGGAACGTTACATTGTCACCGAAATCTTATATACCGGAATATTTTTCGCCTTTAAGAGATACCTTTGTGGGGTATATCTTCGAAGACTCGTCAGGAAATAAAGCTTTTTGTCAGTTCTTTGTTTCCTTTGAAATAG TGGATACTATACAACCGATAGTGACCAACTGCCCTGCAGACATCTACACTTCAGTGGAACTTGGCACCGCATATGTAGCAGTTTCGTGGAACTATCCGTTAGTCATGGATAACTCCGGGTTTGTTACATCCAGGTCTTCTCATGAGTCTGGACACAGGTTTCCTATTGGCTCTACAAATGTAACGTACTTCTTCGAAGATGATTCTCATAATGGCGTCGATTGCAATTTTACAGTTAATGTAGAAAGTG TTGATACAACGCCACCGCAAATAACATTATGCCCTAAGGACATATCAGAGGACATCGAGCTTGGTGACACAGAGACAAGAATCCGTTGGTCCGATCCTGTAGTATACGATATCTCAGGCAACGTAACATTGGTAACACAGAATCACCTACCTGGTGACAACTTTACCGTGGGCAAAACGGAAGTCACCTACGTGTATGAAGATGGGTCCAAAAATCAGGCAGCATGTGTATTTCATGTTACATTAAATACAG TTGACACAAAACCACCTCAAATATTGGGATGTCCGTCCGATGTCTTTGCATCTGTAGAGTTAGGGTCGTTTGTTGCCACTATTATATCTTGGAAAGAACCAAAAGCGAACGATGAATCCGGTAACGTAACATTACTCATTCAGACGCATGTTCCCGGAACTCAGTTTGGAATTGGGACAACGACTGTCACGTATTTGTTCGCAGATACTTCCAAAAACATGGCTACATGTAAATTCGACGTCGATGTTGAATCTG TTGATACAATTCCACCAACTATCTTCAACTGTCCAACTGGTATATCGAAAACATCGGAGATTGGTACATCGCGTGTTGTAGTGCTGTGGAGTGTTCCATTTGCGACAGACTATTCTGGCACTATTACAACATATTCATCACATAATCCTGGCGATGTGTTTCCTGTTGGTTCGACAAATGTCTCCTATCAATTTGAAGATGTTTCATTGAACAAAGCTGAGTGTAGTTTCACTGTTCTGATTGTTGAAG TTGATACAACATCACCAGATATAATCGCTTGCCCAGATGATTTTAGTGGTGCCATTGAATTAAGCAACAGCGAGGAACAAGTCTTTTGGACAGAACCTGCGGCATTCGACAATTCAGGCAATGTATCACTGATTTGGCAAAACTATTTCCCCGGGGACTACTTTAGCTACGGTAGAACTCAAGTAACATACATTTTCGCGGATGGGTCCAAAAATAAAGCATCGTGTGTGTTTTATGTGAAATTATCTGTTG TGGACACAACTCCACCTTTGGTATGGAACTGCCCTTCGGATATACACAGGACAATTGAAATCGGTGCAAGTGATATCAACGTTTGGTGGAATGAACCATCAGCCTTCGACGAGTCAGGACGCGATTCCTATTCCAATGCCACCCATAAATCTGGACAACTGTTTGCTGTAGGCGTGACCACGGTGTCGTACATATTTGTGGACAGATCAAATAATACTGCTGTGTGCGATTTCCATGTGATTGTTGATCAAG CTGATACAATATCTCCAGATATAGTCGCTTGCCCAGATGATTTTAGCGGTACCATTGAATTAGGCAACAGCGAGGAACAAGTCTTTTGGACAGAACCTGCGGCATCCGACAATTCAGGCAATGCATCACTGATTTGGCAAAACTACTTCCCAGGGGACTACTTTAGCTACGGTAAAACTCAAGTCACATACATTTTCGCTGATGGGTCCGAAAATACAGCATCGTGTGTGTTTTACGTGACATTATCCGCTG TGGACACAACCCCACCTTTGGTATGGAACTGCCCTTCGGATATACAGAGGACAATTGAAATCGGTACAAGTGATATCAACGTTTGGTGGAATGAACCGTCAGCCTTTGACGAATCAGGACGCGTTTCCGATTCAAATGCCACCCATAAATCTGGCCAGCTGTTTACAGTAGGTATGACTACGGTGTCGTACATATTTGTGGACAGCTCAAATAATATTGCTGTGTGCGATTTCCATGTGATTGTTGATCAAG AGGACAAAACCAAACCAATTATAACTGACTGTCCCTCGGATATCCACAAAACAGTGGAGATTGGAACAACACACATAGCAGCGTCTTGGAATGAGCCACTTGCAATTGAAAATTCTGGAAAGGCAATTTCCTCCCACAAATCCGACGAATTGTTTGATATTGGCACAACTCTGGTTACGTATGAGTTTACCGACAATTCAAACAACAGTGCAACCTGTCAGTTCTTTGTTAAAGTCACGCAAG TGGATACAACGCCTCCTTTAATCACATactgtcctgatgatatcattACAAGACCTGAAGCTGGTTCTTTAGGATCATCCGTGACTTGGGATGAACCAGAAGCGGACGACCTGTCTAAGAACACAATGCTCCTTATTCAGACTCATCTTCCCGGTACATTCTTCGCTATAGGTACAACAGTTGTGACATACATTTTTCGTGACAACGCAAGCAATGTGgcaaaatgttcattttctgTCACCATTGTAGCGAGTAAGATAT CCAACACACAAAAACCCACGGTTTTAAAATGTCCTAGTAGTATACAACAATATGCAGACGTTGGAAAGCAAACTGCAGTTGTTACTTGGTCAGAACCTTTGGCTATTGATTTTCCAGACATCATAAAGGTATCCAGTACACACAAGCCTAACGAGACATTTGCGATTGGGTCGACTCCAGTGGTGTACACATTTGAAGATGACGGGAAtatgatattttgtaattttacagtCATTGTCATGCACAATG ATGCAATTTACAATAATCAACGTGCCGAAACCTGGGAATATAAACACGATAATGATTTTGGAATCTCTTTAGCAGCTTTGCTTCTTTCACTCTTGATTATCTTTTCTGGTCTGTGTCTGATTCTACTGCTTGTTTATATTCG AACAAAGAATAATGCTGATACAGATATAACAAATATAGGACTTTCTGAATCATCGCTCCAAAAGTCTGTGACAAGCACTTTGTAA